One Microcoleus sp. bin38.metabat.b11b12b14.051 DNA segment encodes these proteins:
- a CDS encoding flagellar alpha dynein: protein MKAANKQLAEWDKELNQLHERNGDLVLKVQMLEQELKEARRDREENKNSAPTVAEFPEAADLLNQLKARRKKSGASLTDMQTVLDILSHSEE from the coding sequence TTGAAAGCGGCCAACAAGCAACTCGCAGAATGGGACAAGGAACTGAATCAGTTACACGAGCGCAACGGCGACTTGGTTCTAAAGGTTCAGATGCTGGAGCAAGAACTCAAGGAAGCACGGCGCGATCGGGAAGAAAATAAAAACTCAGCTCCGACCGTTGCAGAATTTCCAGAGGCCGCCGATTTGCTTAACCAGTTGAAGGCCAGACGTAAAAAGTCTGGGGCTAGTTTGACCGATATGCAAACAGTGTTGGACATACTCAGCCACTCAGAAGAGTAG
- a CDS encoding BRO family protein — protein sequence MTELSIFDFEGQEIRVFGSADTPEWVVADVGAVLGISQSTLSERVSKMPENWKGIGLTDTLGGQQQMLTVAEPGLYELIFRSDKPAAQRFRIWMFEEVLPSIRRTGSYSHSTEQVFDPQLSQFIELAQSQVDVINEQQKMLAEQQKMLATALASLGKTKAKDKKQPKWTPRSTSHLMEFVREVGLEPQPDGQVYVSDLWQQLRDWYIKTGVLKVETVKGKEKLTWRDLPNKRDNPVKAINQLSRRLCELFPKLQRRRHTGHDTGHDGKLRLGCSYLIGIGYAQDSALSGDDSHD from the coding sequence ATGACTGAACTATCAATTTTTGATTTCGAGGGGCAAGAAATCAGGGTATTCGGTTCGGCCGATACCCCTGAGTGGGTTGTCGCTGACGTGGGTGCTGTCTTAGGAATTAGCCAAAGCACGCTGTCAGAACGTGTGAGCAAGATGCCTGAAAATTGGAAGGGTATCGGTTTGACCGATACCCTTGGAGGTCAGCAACAAATGCTCACCGTGGCGGAACCAGGTTTGTACGAACTCATTTTCCGATCAGACAAGCCAGCAGCCCAACGGTTCCGAATTTGGATGTTTGAGGAAGTGCTACCCAGCATCCGCCGGACAGGAAGCTATTCTCATTCCACTGAACAGGTTTTTGACCCCCAATTATCTCAGTTCATAGAGCTTGCACAGAGCCAAGTTGATGTCATCAACGAACAGCAAAAAATGCTGGCAGAACAGCAAAAAATGCTGGCAACAGCCCTAGCTAGCCTCGGTAAGACCAAAGCAAAGGACAAGAAGCAGCCCAAGTGGACACCGCGCAGCACCAGTCATTTGATGGAATTTGTCCGTGAAGTCGGTTTGGAACCTCAGCCTGACGGTCAGGTTTACGTTTCTGACCTCTGGCAACAGTTGCGCGACTGGTACATCAAGACTGGTGTGCTGAAGGTTGAAACTGTGAAGGGCAAAGAGAAATTAACTTGGCGGGACTTACCAAACAAACGGGACAACCCTGTTAAAGCTATTAACCAGTTGTCCCGAAGGTTATGTGAGCTTTTCCCTAAACTTCAAAGACGACGACATACGGGACACGATACCGGGCATGACGGTAAGTTGCGACTTGGATGTAGCTACCTAATTGGCATTGGATACGCGCAAGATTCCGCACTGTCTGGAGACGATAGCCATGACTGA